One Methylobacterium sp. AMS5 genomic region harbors:
- a CDS encoding TonB-dependent receptor — translation MPGRVASTTVAPRSTIGLSKATPRTSSRFDRSIAIADTMSLFDERMLLTVGGRWQSLDVNSYNPVTGFRSGASESGAFSPGIGLSPGLSLTGRVIYTAAQYCDLANSQKIPDRATLDLGLRYATLFRDRPLTRRANVVNVTGNNDWATTGRGILAQGTPRTVLLSASVDF, via the coding sequence GCCTGTCGAAGGCGACGCCGCGCACGTCGAGCCGGTTCGATCGCAGCATCGCCATCGCCGACACGATGTCGCTCTTCGACGAGCGGATGCTGCTCACGGTCGGCGGCCGATGGCAGAGCCTCGACGTGAATTCCTACAATCCCGTCACGGGCTTTCGCAGCGGTGCGAGCGAGAGCGGCGCCTTCTCGCCCGGCATCGGCCTGTCGCCGGGCCTCAGCCTGACGGGCCGGGTGATCTACACCGCGGCGCAGTATTGCGATCTGGCCAACAGCCAGAAGATCCCCGACCGGGCGACGCTCGATCTCGGCCTGCGCTACGCCACCCTGTTCCGGGACAGGCCGCTGACGCGCCGGGCCAACGTCGTCAACGTGACGGGCAACAACGATTGGGCGACGACGGGGCGCGGCATCCTCGCCCAAGGAACGCCGCGAACGGTGCTGCTCTCCGCCTCGGTGGACTTTTGA